AGGAAAGGACAATCCAGGAAGCGACGAAGCGGGTCGGATTGTCCCGCAGCGCCTACTACAAATATAAGGACACCGTCTTCCCGTTCGAGTCGATCGCCCGGGAACGTGTTTTGACGATTTTCATTCAACTGGAGGATCGGAAAGGCTCGCTTGCAACGATTCTTCGGATCATTTCGGAAGCGAAATGCAATGTGCTGACGATTCACCAGACGATACCGGTGCAAGGTCGCGCGAATATTACATTATCACTCGACGTTACTGAGATGCCGATCAAAATGGAGGAATTCATGCAGAAATTGAAAGCCCCGAATTTCATCGATTCCGTCCATTTGATCAGCTCGGGGGCTCTTTAAGTATTAAAAAACAGAGAGTAAGAAAATGGAGGATCTGGGATGGGCGAAAAAAAATACAAGCCTACGGTCGCCTATTTGGGGCCGGAAGCATCATTTACTCATGTTGCGGCAACTCATCTTTTTGGTACTGATGGTCTTGTACCACAACCGACAATACCTGATTGTATTGAAGCCGTTACAGATGGCTATGTCGCATATGCAATTGTGCCGCTTGAAAATGCATTGGAAGGCTCCGTGCCGATGACAATCGATTATTTGTTCCACGGAAGTGACCTGTTCATCAACGCGGAAATTTCAATACCGATTGAACAGCATCTGATGGTGAATGAAAAATGGAAGGATTCATTGGAACAGCTTGAATCAGTCCGTTCCCATCCACATGCACTTGCACAGTGCCATAAATATCTGCAATACCATTACCGCCGTACGCCATTGATTCAGACAACATCGACTGCGGCGGCAGCAAAGTATATCTCCGAAAATCCGGATCTATGCATTGCCGCAATTGGAAATAGTTTGGCTGCTGAAAAATACGGCTTACATATCGCAGAAGAAAATATCCATGATTTTCATTTCAACCATACAAGGTTTGTTATCTTGTCATTACGGAAAGGGCAGTTGGAAAAGAACGACCATTCTGAATTGCCGAAAACGACTTTCATGGTCAAGTTGCCCGAGGACGACCGTTCAGGTGTGCTCCATCAAGTACTATCCGTTTTTGCATGGCGGAAGCTTAATTTAAGCAAAATTGAATCCAGGCCGATGAAAACCGGGTTGGGTAATTATTTTTTCATCATCGATGTAATGGAAAGTGAAGAGCATCCGATGATGAGAGGAGCGCTTGAAGAGCTTGCCGCACTCAACGTCACTGTACGATCTTTCGGCACGTATTTCAGTTATGAACAAAGACCTTCACGCTAATCACAGTGTGAAGGCTTTTTCATGCAATCAGCAGTGCGGACATCGGTTTTTTGAATGAATAAACAAGCCACTTCTACAATATACATACTAAGAGAGAGGGCGCCTTTGACAAATTTGCGTCACATAGACGGGCGTTCGTTCATACGATGGATTGATGGAAGGGGGATTTTGTTAGTGGATGTCCATATTGTTGTAAAAGGGGATACGTTGTGGAAGATTGCACGCCAGTACGGTATCTCTTTTGATGAGTTGAAAAGGGTGAATGCCCATCTGGCAAATCCGGATTATATCGTTCCGGGCATGAAGATTTTCCTGCCGAAGAAGAAGGCGGACCATATGCCGAGTCAGAAGGGGAAAGACAAGATGCCGGAGAAAGTTGCGCCGCAAACACAGGGAAAACCGAGCCCAATCCCATTGCCGAAGGAAAAAAATCAATTTGAAATGCCGAAGCCGCCATCCGTGCCGATGCAACCTATTCCAAGTGCACCTGTTCAGAAGCCGCCTGCTGCGATGACACCGCCGGCTGAACAACCGGTTCAACCTTTGCCGTCTGTACCGCCCTTACCGCCGATGCCGGCTCCTGTCCCGGTACCGCCAATGCAGATGCCGCAATTTTTTCAACCGATGATGCCGGTGCCTTGCGGATGGATGCCTATTTACGACGCGGATTGTGCTCCGATGGCATTCCCGAGTTTTACACAACAACTACCTGCGGCCCCCGCTATGCCGCAACAGCTCATGCCGTCGCAAGAATTGCCGATGCCGCCTGCACGGCTCGGTGTGAAGCCGCCTTCAATTGACATGACCGAAGACCTTGATGAGTTCGATGAATCGCCGATTTATCCTGGTAGAGGTGCAGGAGCTTCTCCGCCATATCCAATTACAGGTTGGGAATTGATGGAGTCGCCAATTATGCCGGAAGAATCTCCGGAACAGCAGGTTCATTGCCCGCCTGAGCAAGGCTATGTACCTCAAATGGTATCACCTGAATATCAAAACCCCTATGGGATGATGCAACCGACTCCGCAGCCGTTCCCATTCGGTTATCCATGTCCGCCAATGCAACAACCAATGCATCACTGTGGTTGCGGTTGTCATTCGCAAGGATTCTACGGTGTGGCTCCAAGCGAGATGCAGCCGAATTACATGATGCCGATGCAAGTGAGCCCAATGCAAATGCAGCCGGCACAAATGTATCCGATGCAGATGAATCCGATGCCGATGAACCAGATGCAGATGAATCCGATGCAAATGCAACCATTTAACCCTATGGACAATTACGGGTGCGGTTGCTGACCGGCGTATGGCGCTGGAAAAGGAAATCCGGAAAATAAAAAAGAATGTCTGGAAGATGGTGGAAGGGGATGCGGCCTATTCTCTGAAAAGG
The sequence above is drawn from the Sporosarcina luteola genome and encodes:
- a CDS encoding ACT domain-containing protein; translation: MKPLGEGQFYLVREDVLTESMLKMLEAKRLLASGEERTIQEATKRVGLSRSAYYKYKDTVFPFESIARERVLTIFIQLEDRKGSLATILRIISEAKCNVLTIHQTIPVQGRANITLSLDVTEMPIKMEEFMQKLKAPNFIDSVHLISSGAL
- the pheA gene encoding prephenate dehydratase, with product MGEKKYKPTVAYLGPEASFTHVAATHLFGTDGLVPQPTIPDCIEAVTDGYVAYAIVPLENALEGSVPMTIDYLFHGSDLFINAEISIPIEQHLMVNEKWKDSLEQLESVRSHPHALAQCHKYLQYHYRRTPLIQTTSTAAAAKYISENPDLCIAAIGNSLAAEKYGLHIAEENIHDFHFNHTRFVILSLRKGQLEKNDHSELPKTTFMVKLPEDDRSGVLHQVLSVFAWRKLNLSKIESRPMKTGLGNYFFIIDVMESEEHPMMRGALEELAALNVTVRSFGTYFSYEQRPSR
- the safA gene encoding LysM peptidoglycan-binding domain-containing protein, translating into MDVHIVVKGDTLWKIARQYGISFDELKRVNAHLANPDYIVPGMKIFLPKKKADHMPSQKGKDKMPEKVAPQTQGKPSPIPLPKEKNQFEMPKPPSVPMQPIPSAPVQKPPAAMTPPAEQPVQPLPSVPPLPPMPAPVPVPPMQMPQFFQPMMPVPCGWMPIYDADCAPMAFPSFTQQLPAAPAMPQQLMPSQELPMPPARLGVKPPSIDMTEDLDEFDESPIYPGRGAGASPPYPITGWELMESPIMPEESPEQQVHCPPEQGYVPQMVSPEYQNPYGMMQPTPQPFPFGYPCPPMQQPMHHCGCGCHSQGFYGVAPSEMQPNYMMPMQVSPMQMQPAQMYPMQMNPMPMNQMQMNPMQMQPFNPMDNYGCGC